The stretch of DNA cACCACTCACATGCGAGtcttgttatttttcatgagtctaacacgtgatttttttttattttttatttttgataatgGGCGGCGGCGAAACTTGAAATCAAGAACTCTactattatgatattatattGAAGTTTGTGATCATCTCATTTAGAAATTTTAACTATTAGAAAGAACATCcttttaattacttaattacTTTCTCAACAACCACGATGATAACCTCCAATGCCGTGAATAACAAATTTCATTGTGTGGAGAAGAAGTAAAGAACAATGGTAGAGAAACgaaaagaagacaaaaaaaaaaaaaaaaaaaaaaaaaggggaaaagccAGTCTTGAAAACGCTGGTTTATTTTAGCCAATAAATGACAATTTTCTAGAGCAAGTCAACCAGATTAGAAATTACCCCTCTATTCACTTTTAATTGTTCACTTTGGACTTTTCACgctatttaagaaaaaataaataaagtgcataatttattaatgtactcatattaattggtgcatatttttattaaatttcaaaaaagatttaaagtgagtaattaatactataggtaaaatagaaaaaataaattgttttaTCTTGATATCTTTAAaagtgataagtaaaagtgaaaaccTATTTTCAGAATTTTGGACAAACAAAAGTGAACAGACGGAGTAATCAGTCCCTAAATATTTTCGTTAGTCGACAAAGGATAGGTATATGTTAGTTTTGTAACGAAAAGGGTTTATAACTTATATTTGACCTTAACAATTAATGGATGATGAATTTCAGCCAATTTTGCCCCATTCAAGGATAAGTTTagacttttttttgttttaacatttcttcattctttgaAATATATTAAACTCAAGTATTTGAAAATGCTAGAAGTTAATGAGTATTAATGTCACGAAAGAAAAATATCAGTATTAACGTAACGAGCAAGTTGCAAGATGCGCACCGTCATTGTATACCTCTGCGCCGCGTCCTATTCAACACACACttggggtgtgtttggtacgaaggaaAAGATTTtacagaaaatattttttaattttttcatgtttgatttgtcaaaatattttaagaaatattttttctgtaaaaacaattttcttaaaaaaaaaaaaaagaaatgacttCTCTAATAGAAGAAAACAAGTTTCATGGGTGATTTTCAAGTTCATTGTTTCCCCTACCACTAAACACCCCCTTTCCCACCCCTTGACCCCCCACTCTTGCTAGAGGCGAATctagaatttgaagtttatggattCTTACATTAATCTCAAACTAATCTATAATAATAATTGGGTTCACatcaaatatttataagattttaatgaaatttttaatacatatacagAGTACGACCAAAATCTACTGGATTTTTGAAAACCCGTATTTGAAGATTTGGATTCGCCCCTGACCGCTCCCACCCCTGAACCCCCACTCCCACTTACATACCagcaaacactagaaaatacgTGAATGACTCGCTTTTTTCCCTGGAAAACATTTTCATTCATACCAAACACCCCCTTGatagtgaaagaaaaaaaaacatactaaaaCACACACttgctctttttatttctttatcataaaacaaacaaacaaaaaaaagattaCGTTACACGTTAATGTTTAATGCCTCATCTTCACACTTTCTTTTCCCTCTCCTAAAACCCCACTTTATTGTTAAAAACTCCTTTTTTTTCAGATCCTGATATTTTATTTCCCTGTCAGTATccaaatatcaattttttttcactttcattaGGTAAAATATTACTTATAATATTAAGCTTTCTCACTCatctgacttttctttctatcttGCTTCCTTTGAACATTTCTGATATTCTTGGTGTGTCAGAAAACTCACATATCCTATTCTTCATCTCCAAGAAATACCCACAAAAAAAAACCATTCTTGGATCAATAAAATTACCCAAAACTCTTTGTAAcaccttttttttccccttctaaATGGACACTTTGAATGATTCTGAGAATGCAAATATTTCTGCAAGTTCAAATTCGACGATATTTGGAGTAGAATTCACACCACTACGGTTCTTTCAATCACCAGTTTCGACTTTGTTAGAATATTCCGGGCTATTTCGGGTCAGACCCGATAACCCGGATAACTCGGAAACGGACCCTCTTGTAGGTGATAATAATACTACTGTTACAAATGACACTGAATCCACTAGTAATGGGGAGGTTTCAATTAGTATAATTGGTGCTGACGTGGAAGATGATGACGTGGCGGTGATGGATGGTGGGGTAGGGGTAGGGGGTGGTGTTGTAGAGGAGAGGGGTTCTGGTGTGGACGCGTCTACTGTACCTGtaagtgaagatgatgatgatggtaaTGGTAATAATATGGATTCGTCGTATCGAAGGTTTGATATGCAGCAAGTTGCGAGGTGGATTGAGCAGATTCTACCATTTTCATTGCTTCTCTTGTTTGTTTTCATCCGCCAGCATTTGCAAGGTACATTCTTTTTCCACTCTCAAAGCAAAAGaatgggtgtgtttggtatgaaggaaaatgttttccatggaaaatatctttttggaaaatgtttttcaggaaaataagtgggtttctatttatattcttgtgtttggtatataagcaaaaaatattatcctaaaaaTCTAGGCAAATACTATGAGAGGTGGGGGTAGGGGAGTGACTGGGTGGGGTAGTGGGGATGAGGGCTATGGGGGTGGGCAAACATGTgtctttattatatatatatatatatatatatatatatatatatatatatatataatgtggaACGCCATTTGTGGAACTTTTGTTTATCCCCTTACCATTTAGTAGGAAgttattttcctcattttttaaggaacttgttttttccattagagaaaatattttctcaaaactgtttttagagaaaatattctccaaaacattttgaccaactgaacatgagaaaattggaaattaATTTCCTTCATACTGAACACACCCTTTGTGGATTTCGTCTTGATACTACTTTGATAATGTTGTTTTTGCTTACgcgaaaagaaaaggagaaatctGAGTATGAGTTGTGAGGCTGAGCATCctattaattttttatgaatCCGGtgctattttttccttttggtaATTGATAGGCTTCGGATATAAGGTTTTATTATACCCTTcaatgttgtatttttttaaaggggTTGAACGGCAATTCTCAATCACAAATTACAGAATCTGTGTAATGTACACTGAAAATAGGATCCACTCAATATTTTAGGTGTAGATGTAATTTTTTGGGTGATATGCAGTCATATTCTTGTATAATGTGTATGCTGTGGCAGATTAGAAGGAATACAAACGCATTGAACGAGCAACTTGAGTAGTCTTCTGTTCCCATAGTAACTTCAATAATAATGTATGAGTAGCTGCATTGTTGGTCTCAGCATTTGCAAGTTTTTGAGTGCCTAGGCGAGTAGCAGTGAAGGTTGGGATTAACTCGCTAGTGTCATTAATTAGATGCTTTCGTATCCTCATATCAGGTCTTGGTGTTACAGCAAGCTTCATTGGATAGATTTCTTTAATTGTTTTCTGGTGTTTCTATGTACTACAACTGCAATCAATTGAGCTATAGATTGTAGGACAGTTTACAGGATAAAGAAAtgataatttcatgaaattagttAGGAACTGTTGAACCCCCTCCGTTTATGCTGAATCACATTCTTCATTGTAATCTCTAATCTTGGAATGCAGGTTTCTTTGTCACAATTTGGATAACTGCCATCATGTTCAAGTCAAATGACATTCTTCGAAAGCAGACAGCTTTAAAGGTGTAATATGCGCTCCATTTGCTGAAATATAGTTTGTTTTACTTTCTATGctacattcattttcatctatCTTTGGTACAAAGATTAAGGGACAGTCAGAATCCTGCCATAATGAATTCTGACTTTTGCAGGGAGAGAGAAAGATAGATGTCCttgttggttattttgtggTTTTTGTGATTCATGTTATTGGAATCTACTGGTGGTATCGCAGCGATGACCTTTTCTATCCATTACTTATGGTTCCTCCGAAGGCCATCCCACCTTTCTGGCATGCTATTTTCATTGTCCTGGTAAACGGTATGATTCTTGACCTGCCTAATGCTTCTCCTGTTGTTCACGTATTATTATGCAATATACAGGCTGTTCTATTCTCTTTTGGGGGAGTGTAAAGCTGTTACATTAAAGTTTTGGTGGAAGAAGGATTGATCCTCATTTATTGTTGTTTCCAGATACGATGGTGCGGCAGGCAGCAATGGTTTTGAAGTTGGTGCTGCTCATGTATTACAAGAATGGCAGGGGCCACAATTTCCGTAGACAGGTAGTCTATAAAGCAGATTCTTATGTGGTTAATTTAGTCATTTTCTCCCATTCATCTTTGCAAGAAAAGTGAACTCTGTTGGTCTTGTAGGGCCAAATGCTGACTCTGGTGGAGTACACGCTGTTGTTATACCGTGCATTGTTACCAACTCCTGTCTGGTATAGATTCTTTCTCAATAAAGAATACGGAAGCCTTTTTTCATCACTGACAACAGGATTGTACTTGACGTTCAAGCTTACCTCAACTGTTGAGAAGGTAAGGTCTTTTTGGAACTGATTGTATTCTGCTGAACAAAtcttgtttttcctttcttaGTGATATTAAGCTTTTTGTGGGGATCCTCCCCCTTCCTTACCCTACTTCTATCTTCTTcgtgtttttgaaaaatatgttttgCCTTGGTTCCCCCTGCTCTTCCTCGTACTCACCACTCAGTTCATGTTGTTTAGGTAAAATCATTCTTTACTGCTTTGAAGGCATTGTCAAGAAAAGAAGTCCATTATGGGTCTCATGCCACACCTGAGCAGGTATCATGTCGTTACTGGCACCCTTCTTCTTAACACTTACGCTTCGGAGCAATTATGATATTTACAACAAAGAGATGCCagatatttgaaatctttagttGTTAGAAATTGAACAAATACTCATTATCACACCTTTAATGGAGAATGTTGGGTTTTGTTTGAGGGTGGTTATTATTTTCGTTCTTCTTTGGTTTGATAAGAAGTTTCATCgtcttttccttcaacttcctcgCTTCAATAGAGTGCTGGAGCAAATCCATTCGTTGACCAGTTTTCGCTTTTTGTTCAGTTTTTTTCCAAGGCTTCCAACTTCATATATTGAAGTTGTATTACCAGCACTAAGTTACGTTCAATGATCTCCACTTTGTTtgccttcacacacacacacatatggcTTGTAAACAttggttatcaaaaaaaaaaaaaaaaaaaaaggcttgtAAACATCTATGGGAACAAAATATGTTGACAGGATTTGCATTAACAAAGGAGCAATAATAAAGTTACTCCCACCATTCTAGTTGAAGTGTcactttccttattagtccgtTCCAAGAAGAATGACGCATTTCTATACTTGGAAACAATTAATTTTACACTTCTCATTTTATCTTAATGAGAAGCTTTTATATCCGCTCAAATGTTATGGCATGTTTAAGGCAACAAGTTTCACAAGTTTTGTAGCCACACAAATGTTGTGGCATGTTTAAGATTACAAGTTTTAGAAGTGTTCATCTTTTTCTTAAATTCACATAAAATGgtgcatattattattttgattaaaATCTTCATTTAGCTTAACTGTAAGGAAAGTTAACGGTGAATCTCCAAGCAGATGAAATTGTTCAACACGGAAATGGCCATTCCATGTCTTGTTCTTCATCCGGACAAGGAGGGCATCCAAAGATATTAACCTTTTTGCGTAGAGGCCTTGTGTCAGTTACGTAAAGAGGATTACATTTCTGGATTTCGTCTGTTATATGTCCAGGTCAAGAGAGTGGAGAGTATGATTTCGGAAGTACTTGTTGGACTAAAGCTAGGATGTCtccagaaaataaataatttcagCTAAAAATACTTTATAAAGCTGTCTTTGGCTTAATATAAGCGGGTAGATCTTTATGATACAAGCTAAATGAATGAATGGATTGAAGTGGCGCTATATTTTTTGAAGCTATAAATTTCAGGAATATTCTCTTTTTCTAGCTATTCCTCGAGTAATTTGTTAATTTCAACCGGTAGCTATATCTAGAAGTAGCTGGACCCTGGAAGGATAATTTGTATGTTTCCTAGAGGCAGTGATAGTAagatacctttttttttttttttggggggggggggggggggttgtggggtggggtggggggggggggcggctGCGGGCTCAGGAGACGATTGTTCTCTCATAAATTTCGAGCTTTATTTGAAACACCTTGTGCAAATGTGTATCCAGGTGCATGCGGCTGGTGATCTGTGCGCTATTTGCCAGGAGAAGATGCATACACCAATTTTGTTACGTTGCAAACACATCTTCTGTGAAGACTGTGTCTCAGAATGGTAAGTATCTCTGAAGCACTGTTTTCACAAAACCCTCTTTAGTTGATAATTGCATTACTAAGTGCTTTACATACTATTTTCTCTAACAAAATGTCTGCAGTACTCCAAAATGTTGTCAACTCAGAAAACTTGCTGAAATCAGGGTAGTAATGTTAGTTCATAACAAAAGCAGTAGCAGGAGTAAGTGAAAGCCATGCCTTTTTTTAGTGAGCTCTTATCTAGGGAATGCCCATCGAAATAATAATGAATGCTTAGGCGTGTCAGATAAATAATTCAATAGATAGttacccaaattttttttttttttttaaaatcaattgaTAGTCCATCAACTCCCATCTACTCCTAAAGTTCCTTTGGGTTTCAGAGCAACTGTGTTTTTCATTTATTGGAATATCTTTATGATTGAATCACCGGCTCACCCTGTAAAGTGTACCCGAGTGTATAATTCATCACCGTAGTTTCTTTCACCAGGAACTGTTTTAACCGATTATCAAGAATTTGAGTATTATAACACTAGAGCAGGGGATGTCTTTAGGGATTTACTTTTAGAACTTCCCCCGTCTGCTATTATTACAATATATTTGGATAGACAAGTTTGATGCTATAATTGCAAATTATCGGAAGAGGAAGCGTGGAAAGTCCAAAGCGGGGTTTGTTCTTGTTTGATTTTAACATCTATTTTACCTGTTCCTATGTTTGCGGACCATGGATAACTTGGCAATTGATTTCCTTTTTGTTCTTGTAAGTTGGCCTAATTGTTCTTGATGTTTTTGCTGATACTTTTATCTTTCTTGCTGTATATTTTTTGCCACTTTATTTgtgaatttcttttctttgctaGATATTTAAGAACTGAAGGTATCTTTTTCTTTCTGCGGTGGACTTTCACCTCAAAATACATCATGTTTGTCCTTGTTTCTTTTCTAGTCTATCAATTGTGCAAACTGTAGATGCACATAACGAAAATCAGGAAAAAAAAGGAGACACAGAGAGCAGTGTTTACATGTTTGATAACCGAGATAGTGATTTTATGCATAATTCTTGAAATAACAACTGATGAATGATAATGGATTTGCGGATTCCCACTTTCATTTAAAAAAGCTGATTGCAGTTCCTGAGTCAGAAAGAGATGAATGGTTATCGATTTATTGTATTTCCCCTCCATGTATCACTGACTTCTTTGCTTTATATCGTGGTTGCTGCTTATTACTGTATACATCATCTAAATGTGGAGGAACACCTACATCTAAATATTGCTACCACAGTTGGTGTCTTGTAATTACTAAAAGGCTTCATTTACCTTCTCTTCAGGTTTGAAAGAGAAAGAACATGCCCTCTGTGCAGAGCGTTGGTCAGACCGGCTGATCTAAGATCGTTTGGTGATGGATCCACTAGCCTTTTCTTCCAGCTATTCTAGACTACATACAGATTATCCTCCTACGCCCAAGTAAATATCTGTTCACGACATACTGGATTCTGGGGGTTGCCCTGTTAAGGTTTGTGCCGGAATGCAGCAGTTGAAAAAAAAGGCTATACTTTTCATTGGCGTGGATTCTTTGACGAAGAATTAGTGGGAAGAGATATACTCATTCTCCCATATCGTACATATATTGATTTTTTTCCCTACTATGAAGGGATGTGCTCCcaaaagaatagaaagaaagaaaatgtatgTAGTAATTCACAATTCCTTAACCTTAGAGCTTGAATTTTGTTTCGTCTGTCGTTCTTTTTAAATGCCAAAGGCATTATGTCTTaaaatatataacatataaaggTGCTTCTATATTGCACTAAGCAGTGCGCTGGAATTTGGGGATGCAGTTTTAGTTTATTTTACAAATTGTTCTGACTGGTGAATCTTGATTGGTTTTCATTATAAGAAAACTTTGATTTACGAATCTTTGTTGTATTTCTTTCAACCTTCAAATTTACATGAAATTGAATAAATGTGCAAAGAATTTGAGAAATACAAGGGACATCGAAGTGACTTTGCTTTTACGTACCTAAGGCTCGTGCACGTCACAAAAACATCAAGgtcaaaaaagattttaaaaaacggaaaataaaataggaaaagggtcaaaaatctTTCCCTCTAAAACCTACTTTGGAAAAAGCTAAAAATATCTgttgaacttattttgggtcaaaaaaacaaaatctgataaaagttttcaaaataagattattttaatttttaaactcgcTAAGTGAAAATCACCATCATTTAAACTTCGATCCAAcccttaaataaaataataattttaatccCCTTATTCCCCAATATGTAATTTACTAAGTTTGAGGAGTTGGAaaggatcttatgggttattatttagttgggtcgggctggtttaaaaaataattttgcaagGTTATTTTGGGagctttaaggatgagaggggtatttgTCAATATATGGAGCGAGAATGAGGATATATAtccaaagtagagggatatttttgagtgttttttttactaatatctgataaatatttaattctGTGTCGTTTATAGTATGGATAAAGGAAAATACCTTTCCCTCTAAAACCTCCATAGGAAGTAAGTCTCTAGAACAAATGGCAAGTTGCAGTTAGCTGTTGAGTGTATTGCGTTTCTCTTCATGAATTAGAAGTCCATGCACATTGGATCAGCACAAAATCCAAAAGCGAAATGATAATCAACtgttttttgtttgaaaatatattctATACAAATCACCTTGTTTTGATTCCCAGAGAcaacaatattttttatatttagcttttgttatttttttcaaactctGATGATAACTGGTAAGAAAATCACGCCGAATCTGGATGATCATCTCTATGTTTTCAGAAGCATTTAGTTTTTCACACCCTTAAAAAAACAAGACATAAATAGAATTCATTTGCAAATTTTAATATATCCTACCTTGATTATTACTAAGTCATGAGTAGTTGAAATCAGTCGTCAAACATATTCTTTGAAGTTTTCaactcaataattaataataagggtaaaatagttatgcaatggtaaattatctcttgatttcaAACTGGACAAATAAAAGCGGGCATCAATTTTTAGCATAcaagacaagtaaaaatggatggagggagtagttttCATCTTTACCTTTAGTCAATATATGAAGAGGGAGATTAGTGTGGTGAAAAAGAaagtagtactccctccgtttcataataagtTGCGCTTTTAGCTTATGCACAcagaaaaacataaaattacattGACACTAATACATAAACAAATTAGGATGTTTTTTACTAACTTACACCTAATCAATGCCTAGAAAAAGAAAGCTACTTAataattcttgattatgtaaataaagctaattttggaagaataagatcaatttattcttgaaattctaaagcaccacttatttgaaacaaaatgaaaagcctaagacgctattttttttagaaacGGAGGGATTGTTAAATTGAGATCAAACaataaataagaataatttagtcaaattatcatTTTAGTTAATGTTTTCTTAACAAGcgtgaaaagaaaatgaaaagtaaaTTACCTTTTATTGTTTTGATAATTGTTCTGAAAATCTCAGAACCGGTTATTACTTTCGAGTTTTGTTcagataatttttttcaaaaaccaatGTGATTGTTTCTATTATACTCCCGGGAGATGCAATATAGCCTCATTTTAATAAGGTTCCTAAACAGACAAAATTGGCGGATACATGTTCAGAGACTCTGAATAGTGCTTATGAATCCAACCTATATCCTGATTTAATTACCTAACTCCACCTTCTTTTCCCATGCATGTGTGGTGTCTGATCATATCTTATAACATTCATGTGTTGTGTACGAGTTCATTCTTGTATATACACGATGGCCTATTCTTTGATGATAACTGGTAAGAATATCACGCCTATGTTTCATGGTTGGATGATCATCTCTATGTTTTCAGAAGCATGAATCCTGTTTTTCATACActtaactaaaaataaaaaaagtgccAGGC from Lycium ferocissimum isolate CSIRO_LF1 unplaced genomic scaffold, AGI_CSIRO_Lferr_CH_V1 ctg4105___fragment_5, whole genome shotgun sequence encodes:
- the LOC132044277 gene encoding uncharacterized protein LOC132044277 — protein: MDTLNDSENANISASSNSTIFGVEFTPLRFFQSPVSTLLEYSGLFRVRPDNPDNSETDPLVGDNNTTVTNDTESTSNGEVSISIIGADVEDDDVAVMDGGVGVGGGVVEERGSGVDASTVPVSEDDDDGNGNNMDSSYRRFDMQQVARWIEQILPFSLLLLFVFIRQHLQGFFVTIWITAIMFKSNDILRKQTALKGERKIDVLVGYFVVFVIHVIGIYWWYRSDDLFYPLLMVPPKAIPPFWHAIFIVLVNDTMVRQAAMVLKLVLLMYYKNGRGHNFRRQGQMLTLVEYTLLLYRALLPTPVWYRFFLNKEYGSLFSSLTTGLYLTFKLTSTVEKVKSFFTALKALSRKEVHYGSHATPEQVHAAGDLCAICQEKMHTPILLRCKHIFCEDCVSEWFERERTCPLCRALVRPADLRSFGDGSTSLFFQLF